In the genome of Chryseobacterium sp. 52, the window GTTTTCATAGGATCTACAATTGCTTTAAAATCTGCATAAAAATTTTCCGGACTTCCAACTTTTTGCTGATTAAACTCGTCAAAGTCTCCGGTACAACTGGAGGCAGAAAAAAACACTGCTACTCCAAGTATATAAGTTTTAAAATTAATTATTTTCATTTTAGTATTGTCTATTTAGAAGTTAGCTTTTAATGATAATCCGATAGATCTGGTAATTGGTATACCAAAAGAATCCACTCCTACACCACCAGGTGTATTTCCTGAAACCTGTTCAGGATCAAACGGTGCTTTTTTATAAAAGAAAAATAGATTTGTTCCCACTATACTTACAGTTGCGCTTCTCAGGTAGCTAGAGTTAACATCAAAAGTATATGCTATAGATGCCTGGCGCAGTCTTACAGTTGTTGCACTATATATATACGCTTCATCAATTCCTGCTCCTTCCTGGTTCGCTCCTACAGCTTTATAATAAACTTTAGCATCGGTTAACCCGGTGTACGCCGCTCCTGCATTAGGAGTTCCTGGCGCATATACAGCATTCGGGATAGATACTCCGCCTGCATCCCTGGCAGAAGCGCTTGTCTGGCTTACCCCAAGCATATCATTTGCTTTTTCTGTAAGAGATAGAACTTTACCCCCAAACTTTCCATCAATCAGAAAAGAAATTCCCAATTTTCCAATATTAAAAGAGTTGTTAAACCCTAACATAAATTTAGGATTCGGATTCCCTAAATAACCAAGGTTTTTATCTGCCAAAGGCTTTCCATCAGCATCAACCAGAATTCTCCCCTGGTCATCTCTCAGGAATTTAATCCCATAGATATCCCCGAAAGACCCGCCCAATTTAAGCTTTGTATAAGCACCACCTCCAGTAAGTGCAAGAAGTTGATTTTCCGGAACCTTTAACCTATCTGGAAACAATTCTACAATTTTGTTTTTGTTTGTAGACCCATTTAAACTAGCCGTCCAGCCTAATTTTTCTGAATTTAATATTTTATAGGATAGGGAAGATTCAAAACCTGTATTTTGTATTTTTCCAGCATTTACATAATAGGAACCAGATGGCAAACCTCCTAAATTAGAGGAGATAGTAACCGGCAGAAGCTGGTTGGTCGCTTTTGAATTGTAATAGGTGATATCAAAACTTAAACGGTTTTTAAACAATCTTAATTCAGTACCAGCTTCAAAAGTCTTATTGAGTTCCGGCTTTACAAATAATTCACTGAAAGCAGGATCTGTCACAAGTGAATATTTAGGATATAAAATCTGACCGGCATCCACAATATATCCGTAAGCAGTATTATATGGAGATGTTGCAGTTGTTAAATTTGCTGGTAATCCTAATCCTACTGTAGCATAAGATCCTCTTATTTTCCAAAAGCTAATGGTTTCAGGTAGTTTAAAGATGGAGGATAATACAGCATTAGCACCTACAGATTCATAATCGTACCCATTAGTTCCTGTTAAAGCCAAACTAGAATCCCAATCATTTCTAAAGGTCATATCTACATAAAACATATTTTTGTACCCCAAAGACGCGCTTGCAAAAACGGATTGTATTTGTTTTTTAGTACTGTAATATAAATTATGAAACCCATCTCCTACGCTTCTATCTACATTCCATTGCAGATTACTGACTGTAAACAGATTCGGAGCTGACAAATAGGCATTATCAATTTCTGTAACTGTATTTCTTGAGGTATTGATACTTCCACCCACTGTAAAATCTAATGAAATATCTTCGCTCAATTTTGGACTTCCTACTAATAAGACATCGCCATAAGTAGAAGAGTTTTCATATTTGTTCTGAAGAAGCCTGCCATTAATTCCGCTACTCGTTATAAGATTTGGATCTGAATATGCTGAAACTCCTCTTTGACTATCTGTAACATTCCAACTATAATTCCCTCTTACCCTTGCAGATAACCATGGGTTGATTTGATATGCCAGAGATAAAGCACTATACGTGTTTTTGTTATTGACAGTAACTTTATTTCTGTTTAATATCCAGTAAGGATTTTGTGTGGCAGGATTTCCGTTGAATTTTCCGTCCGGTCCTATAGCCCACCAGTTTTGAGCAGGTAATAATCTCGTTTTGTCTATAAAAGAATAGTTACTATCATTATATTGATCAAAATCTACTCCTCTGGGTAACCAATATAAACTGACTAAAGGAGAAAAAGAAACACCGGGAGTCTGTCTGTTGACACTATTCTGCAAAGAACCAATAAAATTAGCATCCAACGTTAATTTATCATTCAGGTATTTACTGGAATTCCTAAAAGAGATATTGTATTGATCGAAATAAGAAGAAGGAACAATCCCTTTATTAGTGGTATTCCCTATTGAGAAATAATTCGTTGATTTTTCTGTTCCTGACTCGAAAGAAAGGCTATTAACCCATGTTGTTCCATTCTGTAGAAAATCTTTCAGGTGATCCTTAGAAGCACCTTTTGCTCCCCAGCTTTCATTGGAAATACCAGGGGCTTGGCCAGAAACTGCAGGATCATAAGAAAGATAGCTATGTTGCAGCTTGGGAAGACTATATGCCTGATCTACCGTCAGACTGGTGTTATAACTTATAGAACTTCTACCCAGTTTTCCTTTCTTAGTTGTAATCAGGATAACTCCATTACCCCCCATAGAACCATAAAGAGCTGAAGCAGAAGCCCCTTTTAAGAAGTTCATGCTTTCAATATCATCTGGATTGATGGAGCTTAAAACATCTCCTGCATCAGGCATTGTAGAATATTGGCTGGCCTCAGGAGCCTTTCCAACTCCGTTAATAATAGGGATACCATCTATTACATATAGCGGCTGACTACTGTTGGCAGATTTATTCCCTCTCATCAAAACCCTAACCGAACTTCCCACACCGTTAGTTCTATTGATCTGTACGTTGGAAACTTTTCCACTGATAGAGTTTAAAAAATTGGGCGTTTTCACTTCCGTCAATTCATCTCCACCAATCTGCTGGCTGGAGTACGTAAGAGAGCGGGCCTGCCTTTTGATCCCCAAAGAGGTTACAACCACCTCTTCAATTTTGGTTGTATTAGCAGTATCTGCTTTTTTAGTTTCCTGTGCGTAAGCAGATAAAGAAAAAACTAATAAAACCGGTATAACAGTTTTTCTCATAAGGTTTAGTTTTATTAAGATTTGTTTGAGAATCAAC includes:
- a CDS encoding SusC/RagA family TonB-linked outer membrane protein; amino-acid sequence: MRKTVIPVLLVFSLSAYAQETKKADTANTTKIEEVVVTSLGIKRQARSLTYSSQQIGGDELTEVKTPNFLNSISGKVSNVQINRTNGVGSSVRVLMRGNKSANSSQPLYVIDGIPIINGVGKAPEASQYSTMPDAGDVLSSINPDDIESMNFLKGASASALYGSMGGNGVILITTKKGKLGRSSISYNTSLTVDQAYSLPKLQHSYLSYDPAVSGQAPGISNESWGAKGASKDHLKDFLQNGTTWVNSLSFESGTEKSTNYFSIGNTTNKGIVPSSYFDQYNISFRNSSKYLNDKLTLDANFIGSLQNSVNRQTPGVSFSPLVSLYWLPRGVDFDQYNDSNYSFIDKTRLLPAQNWWAIGPDGKFNGNPATQNPYWILNRNKVTVNNKNTYSALSLAYQINPWLSARVRGNYSWNVTDSQRGVSAYSDPNLITSSGINGRLLQNKYENSSTYGDVLLVGSPKLSEDISLDFTVGGSINTSRNTVTEIDNAYLSAPNLFTVSNLQWNVDRSVGDGFHNLYYSTKKQIQSVFASASLGYKNMFYVDMTFRNDWDSSLALTGTNGYDYESVGANAVLSSIFKLPETISFWKIRGSYATVGLGLPANLTTATSPYNTAYGYIVDAGQILYPKYSLVTDPAFSELFVKPELNKTFEAGTELRLFKNRLSFDITYYNSKATNQLLPVTISSNLGGLPSGSYYVNAGKIQNTGFESSLSYKILNSEKLGWTASLNGSTNKNKIVELFPDRLKVPENQLLALTGGGAYTKLKLGGSFGDIYGIKFLRDDQGRILVDADGKPLADKNLGYLGNPNPKFMLGFNNSFNIGKLGISFLIDGKFGGKVLSLTEKANDMLGVSQTSASARDAGGVSIPNAVYAPGTPNAGAAYTGLTDAKVYYKAVGANQEGAGIDEAYIYSATTVRLRQASIAYTFDVNSSYLRSATVSIVGTNLFFFYKKAPFDPEQVSGNTPGGVGVDSFGIPITRSIGLSLKANF